Proteins from one Argopecten irradians isolate NY chromosome 15, Ai_NY, whole genome shotgun sequence genomic window:
- the LOC138308895 gene encoding probable methyltransferase-like protein 25: MSKMEGENTNGNGCGNPKGLNIKQVQKCIDGVLNTIQSYLPFCNAHSNDFIIDNHWENHIPLEIRTELFAMSDQQLCDLPSRYIDMLTKNIVNEHGTAVSPDLKPATVKTQGNEDTETCHINRDHDRARGHRLPADLESYLRTVCGTNLQSMDVLVDIEYLFSKSGLIKDVLQVKNFMTDKKSHEVDIMTCVCSRLASSTGADVIVDMGSGKGYLSTQLALKCHKTVVGIDAQLVNTKGAIKRAKILTKQWKGLVRNAQELQDTGIVTKKSKKLKKKLKKERMSAMLAEGEDTNTSVVTEEALETPDQEDFDGLGAIFGGDSDVALDVSLHCTKGDVKQSTCKNMQSKTDTEKLSQNPPLSEVKDSSAIEIEKMSSLTLEKATHDVNYSFQNNGNPSSDSRSKSSLPAEFLQASGPQVEVLHTGYKVTQKKRQNSSVKLPTCEPVLPYIPLTLFVDTTMDLMEVVSKALTDHSLTTHQPTHNQGETTYQSGHNQGEPTHQPGHNQGETTHQPGHNQGETTYHSGHNQGETTYHSGHNQGETTHQLGHNQGETTNQPDHNQGETTSQPGHNQGETTHQPGHNQGETMLMLTGLHTCGALGSSMLELFVNNPSVRVLCGVGCCYHYMRETFSPHNQQLEDDLPVGFPMSRYLNDQEVYIGRKARNFASQSLYRQAQETELSFATFPRCLLQKILLDVVGHIDPDWKGLRGLGGMTSDMYQYVTKAFTKLGLPTDKITPEFVETYCERYGDDKRKLEAFRQLKSVLAPTIEALVLLDRACYLLEQECVGEVYLVQMFDPVISPRCYGIVSIKKS, from the exons TATTATTGACAATCACTGGGAAAACCACATCCCACTGGAGATCAGGACAGAGTTATTTGCCATGTCTGATCAACAACTCTGCGACTTACCAtctagatatatagacatgttaACAAAGAATATTGTCAATGAACATGGAACAGCAGTATCACCTGACTTAAAACCAGCAACAGTAAAAACCCAAGGTAATGAAGACACTGAAACGTGCCACATTAACAGGGATCATGACCGAGCCAGAGGCCATAGGCTCCCCGCAGACCTGGAGTCCTATCTACGGACAGTATGTGGTACCAATCTACAATCAATGGATGTTTTAGTGGATATCGAATATTTGTTCAGTAAATCAGGACTTATCAAAGATGTGCTTCAAGTTAAGAATTTCATGACAGATAAGAAGTCACACGAGGTGGATATTATGACATGTGTGTGTTCTAGATTGGCCAGTTCCACAGGAGCTGATGTG ATAGTTGACATGGGAAGTGGTAAAGGATACCTCAGTACACAGTTAGCCCTCAAGTGTCACAAGACAGTAGTAGGGATAGACGCACAGCTAGTCAACACCAAAGGGGCCATCAAAAGGGCTAAAATCCTCACCAAACAGTGGAAAGGGCTGGTGAGGAACGCACAGGAGCTTCAGGATACTGGCATTGTCACAAAGAAAAGCAAGAAACTAAAAAAGAAGCTGAAGAAGGAAAGGATGTCTGCCATGTTGGCAGAAGGAGAAGATACAAATACATCTGTAGTTACAGAGGAAGCACTAGAGACTCCTGATCAGGAGGATTTTGATGGACTGGGGGCAATATTTGGTGGCGACAGTGATGTGGCATTAGATGTTAGTTTACACTGTACAAAGGGTGATGTAAAACAGTCAACTTGTAAAAACATGCAAAGTAAAACAGACACAGAGAAGTTGTCTCAAAATCCCCCACTATCAGAAGTAAAAGATTCTTCTGCaatagaaattgaaaaaatgtcTAGCTTGACTCTTGAAAAGGCAACACATGATGTTAACTACAGTTTTCAGAACAATGGCAATCCATCTTCTGATAGTAGATCAAAGTCTTCCTTACCAGCAGAATTTTTACAAGCTTCAGGTCCTCAGGTTGAGGTTTTACACACTGGTTACAAAGTCACTCAAAAGAAAAGACAAAATTCTTCAGTCAAACTGCCAACATGTGAACCAGTCCTTCCCTACATACCTCTCACACTATTTGTGGACACAACAATGGATTTGATGGAGGTTGTCTCCAAGGCACTGACAGATCATTCACTGACAACTCATCAACCAACTCACaatcaaggggagacaacttatCAATCAGGTCACAATCAAGGGGAGCCAACTCATCAACCAGGCCACaatcaaggggagacaactcatcAACCAGGCCACaatcaaggggagacaacttatCATTCAGGTCACaatcaaggggagacaacttatCATTCAGGTCACaatcaaggggagacaacccaTCAACTAGGTCACaatcaaggggagacaactaatCAACCAGACCACaatcaaggggagacaactagtCAACCTGGTCACaatcaaggggagacaactcatcAACCAGGTCACAATCAAGGGGAGACAATGCTGATGTTGACAGGTCTACACACATGTGGAGCTTTAGGTTCCAGTATGTTGGAGTTGTTTGTAAACAACCCTTCAGTGAGGGTCCTGTGTGGTGTGGGGTGTTGTTATCACTACATGAGGGAGACGTTCAGTCCACACAATCAACAGCTTG AGGATGACTTACCTGTGGGATTTCCGATGAGTCGTTACCTGAACGATCAGGAAGTTTACATCGGTAGGAAAGCTCGGAACTTCGCCTCCCAGTCGCTCTATAGACAGGCACAGGAAACAGAG TTATCCTTTGCAACCTTTCCTCGGTGTCTCCTCCAGAAGATCCTATTGGATGTAGTTGGACACATAGATCCAGACTGGAAAGGTCTGCGTGGACTAGGTGGTATGACCTCTGACATGTACCAGTACGTTACAAAGGCGTTTACCAAACTAGGACTTCCAACAGACAAG ATAACCCCAGAGTTTGTGGAGACTTACTGTGAGAGGTATGGGGACGACAAGAGAAAGCTCGAAGCCTTCCGACAACTAAAGTCTGTGTTAGCTCCTACTATAGAGGCCTTAGTACTGCTGGACCGGGCATGTTATCTCCTCGAACAG